A stretch of the Pan troglodytes isolate AG18354 chromosome 20, NHGRI_mPanTro3-v2.0_pri, whole genome shotgun sequence genome encodes the following:
- the FBL gene encoding rRNA 2'-O-methyltransferase fibrillarin isoform X2: MKPGFSPRGGGFGGRGGFGDRGGRGGRGGFGGGRGRGGGFRGRGRGGGGGGGGGGGGGRGGGFHSGGNRGRGRGGKRGNQSGKNVMVEPHRHEGVFICRGKEDALVTKNLVPGESVYGEKRVSISEGDDKIEYRAWNPFRSKLAAAILGGVDQIHIKPGAKVLYLGAASGTTVSHVSDIVGPDGLVYAVEFSHRSGRDLINLAKKRTNIIPVIEDARHPHKYRMLIAMVDVIFADVAQPDQTRIVALNAHTFLRNGGHFVISIKANCIDSTASAEAVFASEVKKMQQENMKPQEQLTLEPYERDHAVVVGVYRPPPKVKN, translated from the exons GATTCAGTCCCCGTGGGGGTGGCTTTGGCGGCCGAGGGGGCTTTGGTGACCGTGGTGGTCGTGGAGGCCGAGGGGGCTTTGGCGGGGGCCGAGGTCGAGGCGGAGGCTTTAGAGGTCGTGGacgaggaggaggtggaggcggcggcggcggtggaggaggaggaagag GTGGAGGCTTCCATTCTGGTGGCAACCGGGGTCGTGGTCggggaggaaaaagaggaaaccaGTCGGGGAAGAATGTGATGGTGGAGCCGCATCGGCATGAGG GTGTCTTCATTTGTCGAGGAAAGGAAGATGCACTGGTCACCAAGAACCTGGTCCCTGGGGAATCAGTTTATGGAGAGAAGAGAGTCTCGATTTCG GAAGGAGATGACAAAATTGAGTACCGAGCCTGGAACCCCTTCCGCTCCAAGCTAGCAGCAGCAATCCTGGGTGGTGTGGACCAGATCCACATCAAACCGGGGGCTAAGGTTCTCTACCTCGGGGCTGCCTCGGGCACCACGGTCTCCCATGTCTCTGACATCGTTGGTCCG gatGGTCTAGTCTATGCAGTCGAGTTCTCCCACCGCTCTGGCCGTGACCTCATTAACTTGGCCAAGAAGAGGACCAACATCATTCCTGTGATCGAGGATGCTCGACACCCACACAAATACCGCATGCTCATCG CAATGGTGGATGTGATCTTTGCTGATGTGGCCCAGCCAGACCAGACCCGGATTGTGGCCCTGAATGCCCACACCTTCCTGCGTAATGGAGGACACTTTGTGATTTCCATTAAG GCCAACTGCATTGACTCCACAGCCTCAGCCGAGGCCGTGTTTGCCTCCGAAGTGAAAAAGATGCAACAGGAGAACATGAAGCCGCAGGAGCAGTTGACCCTTGAGCCATACGAAAGAGACCATGCCGTGGTCGTGGGAGTGTACAG GCCACCCCCCAAGGTGAAGAACTGA
- the FBL gene encoding rRNA 2'-O-methyltransferase fibrillarin isoform X1, translating into MKPGFSPRGGGFGGRGGFGDRGGRGGRGGFGGGRGRGGGFRGRGRGGGGGGGGGGGGGRGGGGFHSGGNRGRGRGGKRGNQSGKNVMVEPHRHEGVFICRGKEDALVTKNLVPGESVYGEKRVSISEGDDKIEYRAWNPFRSKLAAAILGGVDQIHIKPGAKVLYLGAASGTTVSHVSDIVGPDGLVYAVEFSHRSGRDLINLAKKRTNIIPVIEDARHPHKYRMLIAMVDVIFADVAQPDQTRIVALNAHTFLRNGGHFVISIKANCIDSTASAEAVFASEVKKMQQENMKPQEQLTLEPYERDHAVVVGVYRPPPKVKN; encoded by the exons GATTCAGTCCCCGTGGGGGTGGCTTTGGCGGCCGAGGGGGCTTTGGTGACCGTGGTGGTCGTGGAGGCCGAGGGGGCTTTGGCGGGGGCCGAGGTCGAGGCGGAGGCTTTAGAGGTCGTGGacgaggaggaggtggaggcggcggcggcggtggaggaggaggaagaggtg GTGGAGGCTTCCATTCTGGTGGCAACCGGGGTCGTGGTCggggaggaaaaagaggaaaccaGTCGGGGAAGAATGTGATGGTGGAGCCGCATCGGCATGAGG GTGTCTTCATTTGTCGAGGAAAGGAAGATGCACTGGTCACCAAGAACCTGGTCCCTGGGGAATCAGTTTATGGAGAGAAGAGAGTCTCGATTTCG GAAGGAGATGACAAAATTGAGTACCGAGCCTGGAACCCCTTCCGCTCCAAGCTAGCAGCAGCAATCCTGGGTGGTGTGGACCAGATCCACATCAAACCGGGGGCTAAGGTTCTCTACCTCGGGGCTGCCTCGGGCACCACGGTCTCCCATGTCTCTGACATCGTTGGTCCG gatGGTCTAGTCTATGCAGTCGAGTTCTCCCACCGCTCTGGCCGTGACCTCATTAACTTGGCCAAGAAGAGGACCAACATCATTCCTGTGATCGAGGATGCTCGACACCCACACAAATACCGCATGCTCATCG CAATGGTGGATGTGATCTTTGCTGATGTGGCCCAGCCAGACCAGACCCGGATTGTGGCCCTGAATGCCCACACCTTCCTGCGTAATGGAGGACACTTTGTGATTTCCATTAAG GCCAACTGCATTGACTCCACAGCCTCAGCCGAGGCCGTGTTTGCCTCCGAAGTGAAAAAGATGCAACAGGAGAACATGAAGCCGCAGGAGCAGTTGACCCTTGAGCCATACGAAAGAGACCATGCCGTGGTCGTGGGAGTGTACAG GCCACCCCCCAAGGTGAAGAACTGA